GCGATTTGAGTTTTGGCAGTTAGTGCGGGGTATTCTAGCCCAAGATCTGATCTTCATTGATGAATTTGGGGTTGATTTAGCCCTCACCCGGTTACATGCTCGTGCCCCTAAAGGTAAAAGAGCACGGGGTAAGCGCCCCAGCAAGCGAGGTAAACGAGTCTCTACAATCAGTGCAATCAGCCTCAAAACCGTTGTCACTAACGTAAGTATCGTCGGTTCAACCGATGGTTTGACCTTTGAAGCCTTCATTGCTCGCCACCTGGTTCCGAAACTTTGGAAAGGAGCTTGTGTGATTATGGATAACTACTCGATACACAACCATGACACGATCAGAAAGCTGATTGAGGACGTGGGTGCTAAGTTGATTTATTTACCTCCCTATTCTCCAGACTTTTCACCGATAGAAAATTGCTTCTCAAAGATTTAAAAATATTTTGCGGACGATTGGGGCACGCAGCTATCCCGATCTCGCTAATGCCATTGAAGACGCTTTTTCTCAAGTATCTTTGGAAAACCTCAAAAATTGGTTCACTCACTGTTGCTACTACGCCTCACAAGAGTGAAAAATGCTATACATTTGAGGTTAAGAATGTTCCCGTCACTCTCAGGTATCTGGTGGTGGGATGTATGGCATTAGGTATAGCAATCGTCGAAATGCTTACCCAGAATGCTTTTTCAGCGGTTTTCTTCACCCATTTCCCCTGAGTTGTCGGGCAGTGCCGAGCCGTGATCCACCGACTTTCTTGACAGAAATAACTGGATTTTTAACTGAAAAAATTGACTTTTTGATTCAAAATAGGCTAAAAAAAGCTGAAATCCATATAACTTAAAGGTTTCACCGATCTATATTGAGCAACCACACCGTAGAATAAAACATTGGAAGTCCCTGCCTATGGGAGCTTTAGCCATTTCCAGGTAAAACTCTGGTGGGATAGTTTCATTAACGACTCAATGTTGGGCATTCGATGAGGAGTGCAAGCTGTATTTTCTTAACTCGGAGGAGTATCTAAGATGAATAAGGGTGAATTGGTTGATAAGGTTGCTGAAAAAGCTCACGTCACGAAAAAACAGGCCGATGCCGTATTGACGGCCGCCCTAGAGGCAATTGTGGATGCTGTTTCGACGGGCGACAAAGTGACCCTGGTTGGCTTTGGCTCCTTTGAGTCACGGGAGCGTAAAGCTCGGGAAGGCCGCAATCCCAAAACAGGTGAAAAAATGGAAA
This Neosynechococcus sphagnicola sy1 DNA region includes the following protein-coding sequences:
- a CDS encoding transposase, encoding RFEFWQLVRGILAQDLIFIDEFGVDLALTRLHARAPKGKRARGKRPSKRGKRVSTISAISLKTVVTNVSIVGSTDGLTFEAFIARHLVPKLWKGACVIMDNYSIHNHDTIRKLIEDVGAKLIYLPPYSPDFSPIENCFSKI
- a CDS encoding HU family DNA-binding protein yields the protein MNKGELVDKVAEKAHVTKKQADAVLTAALEAIVDAVSTGDKVTLVGFGSFESRERKAREGRNPKTGEKMEIPATKVPAFSAGKLFKEKVSPEK